One Rhodospirillaceae bacterium genomic region harbors:
- a CDS encoding ABC transporter ATP-binding protein has translation MTDSAGLNVNLIDDGNIPLDAQISCQPGELLALVGPSGSGKSTILRTIAGLNKPRQGVIHCNGDIWLDTDKGVDVSTRQRHVGMVFQNYALFPHLNARENIIEGLGHVASSERSGRAKELLTLVHLSGLGERKPAALSGGQQQRVAVARALARDPKVLLLDEPFSAVDQATRQRLYRELVELRQQFGMPMVLVTHDLDEATMLADRLCILRHGRTLQSGPPFDVLAKPANKEVARLVDQKNIFQGTVIGHEADMGITTISWGDFTLSASYQPDFQVGKVVDWVIPTSHVGVVFDDENVVSGVVSGIVRLGDMVTVSVTIKEASSHPLFMSVPVLEAKQRNLKAGETISVSLISEGIHLMTPLA, from the coding sequence ATGACTGATAGCGCAGGACTGAACGTCAACCTGATAGATGATGGCAATATTCCGCTGGATGCCCAAATCAGTTGCCAGCCAGGAGAGCTTTTGGCCCTTGTTGGCCCGTCCGGCAGTGGCAAATCAACAATTCTGCGTACCATCGCCGGGCTCAACAAGCCGCGTCAGGGTGTTATTCATTGCAATGGTGATATCTGGCTTGATACGGACAAGGGCGTTGATGTCTCGACCCGCCAACGCCACGTCGGCATGGTCTTTCAAAACTACGCCCTGTTTCCCCATTTGAACGCCCGTGAGAACATTATCGAGGGACTTGGCCATGTGGCTTCTTCTGAACGTTCGGGCCGGGCCAAAGAACTGCTGACCCTTGTTCACCTGTCAGGACTTGGTGAGCGCAAGCCTGCCGCCTTGTCCGGTGGTCAACAACAACGGGTCGCCGTTGCCCGCGCCCTGGCCCGCGATCCAAAGGTATTGCTGCTTGATGAACCTTTCTCAGCGGTCGATCAGGCGACCCGGCAAAGGCTTTACAGGGAACTGGTGGAGTTGCGTCAGCAATTTGGTATGCCGATGGTTCTGGTTACCCATGACCTGGATGAAGCAACCATGTTGGCTGATCGCTTGTGTATTCTTCGTCATGGTCGGACCTTGCAAAGCGGCCCGCCGTTTGATGTGCTGGCCAAGCCTGCAAATAAGGAAGTTGCACGGCTTGTCGATCAAAAAAATATTTTTCAGGGAACGGTCATCGGCCATGAGGCGGATATGGGAATAACCACCATTTCATGGGGTGATTTTACCCTGTCGGCCAGCTACCAGCCCGACTTCCAGGTCGGCAAGGTCGTTGACTGGGTGATCCCTACCTCGCATGTGGGCGTGGTGTTTGACGATGAAAATGTTGTTTCGGGTGTGGTGTCGGGAATTGTCAGGCTTGGTGACATGGTGACCGTGTCCGTCACGATCAAGGAAGCTTCAAGCCATCCCTTGTTCATGTCGGTTCCTGTGCTGGAAGCAAAGCAGCGCAATCTTAAGGCCGGAGAGACAATCTCCGTTTCATTAATCAGCGAAGGCATTCACTTGATGACGCCATTAGCCTGA
- the fdhD gene encoding formate dehydrogenase accessory sulfurtransferase FdhD: MMKTDYLIAPNPDDPRLTRRVEGVDHAGQEIVTSVTVERPLTLFLNGQEIVTMMTIGDYPEFLALGYLLNQNMIHEDDHITSIDYDADIETVVVRTAMKTTFEEKVKKKTLTSGCAQGTVFGDVMEKFETISLPDGHIIKTSWLATLVKKINTTPSLYLEAGAIHGCVLAHEDRPLLYMEDVGRHNAVDKIAGYMYQNEMSGADKIFYTTGRLTSEMVIKSVQMGIPIVVSRSGFTAWGVELAKQVGLTLIGRARGQRFVALAGQHRIVSDLDPSDEDS, from the coding sequence GTGATGAAAACGGACTATCTGATCGCCCCGAATCCCGATGATCCGCGCTTGACCCGGCGCGTTGAAGGCGTTGACCACGCGGGCCAGGAAATTGTTACTTCGGTGACTGTTGAGCGTCCGCTGACCCTGTTTCTCAATGGCCAGGAAATCGTCACCATGATGACGATTGGCGATTATCCGGAATTTCTGGCGTTGGGGTATCTGCTTAATCAGAACATGATCCACGAAGATGATCACATCACCAGCATTGATTACGACGCCGATATCGAAACCGTCGTCGTCCGCACCGCCATGAAGACCACCTTCGAGGAGAAGGTGAAAAAGAAAACCCTGACGTCGGGCTGCGCTCAAGGTACGGTCTTTGGCGATGTCATGGAAAAATTTGAAACCATTTCCTTGCCCGATGGCCATATTATTAAAACCTCGTGGCTGGCGACCCTGGTCAAAAAGATCAACACGACGCCAAGCCTGTATCTTGAGGCCGGGGCCATCCACGGCTGTGTGCTGGCCCATGAGGACCGGCCGCTTTTGTATATGGAAGATGTCGGTCGCCATAACGCAGTCGATAAAATCGCCGGTTACATGTACCAAAATGAAATGAGCGGCGCTGACAAGATTTTCTACACCACCGGCAGGCTGACCAGTGAAATGGTCATCAAGAGCGTACAGATGGGTATCCCCATTGTGGTTTCACGTTCCGGTTTTACGGCCTGGGGGGTTGAGCTTGCCAAACAGGTCGGCCTGACCCTGATCGGCCGGGCCCGTGGACAGCGCTTTGTTGCCCTGGCTGGCCAACATCGGATTGTCAGTGACCTTGATCCGTCAGATGAGGATTCCTGA
- a CDS encoding MFS transporter: MSKAENYFTRLPLFYGWIIIAVAFVTMAIAVNARTSFSLLFPAILAEFHWDRSVIAGAFSIGFVASGLFTPVVGMIMDRWGPRVVIPMGATMVIAGLLGATAVTNPLGVYATLGVLVISGSIAMSYISHSMFLPNWFVRKRGLAIGIAFSGVGFGSITLLPWFQNVINTEGWRQACIIIAASVVIIIPLAAYFQRRSPADLGLKPDGDGAISDTDSHKAIDPIVDRKWAETDWTLKLAMKTARFWWIFGAYFCALFVWYAVLVHQTIYLIESGFNSAIAATALGLVGLFGIAGQIGIGAISDRIGREWAWTLSLSGYIACYATLIAIATTPSTFLLYLMVIMQGLLGFGLASIYGAVSVEIFGGRRFATIFAVTGLGGNFGAGVGPWLTGYIFDSTGSYHYAFLLCIAVALTSIFCIWMASPGKIRLVSGQAARQRA; the protein is encoded by the coding sequence ATGAGCAAGGCCGAGAACTACTTTACCAGACTGCCGCTGTTTTACGGCTGGATTATTATCGCTGTCGCCTTTGTTACCATGGCTATCGCGGTTAATGCCCGAACGTCCTTTTCGCTGCTGTTTCCGGCCATTCTAGCCGAATTTCACTGGGACAGAAGCGTCATTGCCGGGGCCTTTTCCATCGGTTTTGTCGCTTCAGGACTTTTTACGCCGGTTGTTGGCATGATAATGGACCGCTGGGGACCACGGGTCGTCATCCCCATGGGTGCTACTATGGTTATTGCGGGTCTTTTAGGGGCTACTGCCGTCACCAACCCGCTTGGCGTCTACGCAACGCTGGGGGTTCTCGTCATCAGTGGCTCCATCGCCATGAGCTATATTTCCCATTCCATGTTTCTGCCCAACTGGTTTGTCAGAAAACGCGGACTGGCTATCGGCATCGCCTTTTCAGGCGTTGGTTTCGGTTCGATTACCCTGCTGCCGTGGTTCCAAAATGTCATCAACACTGAAGGCTGGCGACAGGCCTGTATTATCATCGCCGCGAGTGTTGTCATCATCATCCCGCTAGCCGCATACTTTCAGCGCAGATCACCTGCCGATCTTGGGCTCAAGCCCGATGGCGACGGCGCTATCTCTGACACGGATTCACACAAAGCAATTGATCCCATTGTTGACAGGAAATGGGCCGAAACCGACTGGACCTTGAAACTGGCTATGAAGACAGCCCGATTCTGGTGGATTTTTGGCGCTTATTTCTGCGCCCTGTTCGTCTGGTATGCGGTGCTTGTTCATCAGACGATCTATCTGATCGAAAGCGGTTTTAATAGCGCCATCGCTGCCACGGCACTGGGGTTGGTTGGATTATTTGGAATCGCCGGGCAAATTGGTATCGGCGCCATATCAGACCGTATTGGACGTGAATGGGCGTGGACACTGTCATTATCGGGCTACATCGCCTGTTACGCGACGCTGATCGCGATTGCCACTACGCCTTCAACATTTTTGCTTTACCTGATGGTCATCATGCAGGGCTTACTGGGTTTCGGACTGGCATCCATTTACGGGGCGGTCAGCGTCGAAATTTTCGGCGGTCGACGTTTTGCCACCATTTTTGCCGTCACCGGACTTGGCGGAAATTTTGGCGCCGGGGTGGGGCCGTGGTTGACCGGATATATTTTCGATAGCACCGGCAGTTACCACTACGCCTTCCTGCTTTGTATTGCCGTAGCGCTGACGTCAATATTTTGTATCTGGATGGCCAGCCCGGGAAAAATCAGACTGGTATCGGGGCAAGCAGCCAGGCAAAGGGCTTAA
- the modA gene encoding molybdate ABC transporter substrate-binding protein, producing MGKTNPVYRLKGAIFGLLLAVLCHGPVSAQSGPIIAVASNLRFVIEEVARSFHDESGMSVRFSFGSSGNLARQIIQGAPFEMFMSADEGYVFRVSEAGASVDQGKIYAVGRIAVYAPKGSPLQQMAFPADYGGILNKQTAQRFAIANPDLAPYGRAAKQALEHAGLWQAVRPRLIYGENISQTAQFILSGSTLGGIIAYAQALASPFKDNGDHQLIPASWHQPIAQRMVLLARAGETTRRFYAYLGESKAVAIFRKYGFTVQ from the coding sequence ATGGGTAAAACGAATCCTGTATATCGGCTCAAAGGAGCCATTTTTGGTCTTCTGCTGGCCGTGCTTTGCCATGGCCCGGTATCGGCACAATCCGGTCCCATTATCGCTGTCGCCTCGAACCTGCGTTTTGTGATCGAGGAAGTGGCGCGCTCTTTTCATGATGAGAGTGGTATGAGTGTTCGCTTCTCCTTCGGATCATCAGGCAATCTGGCGCGGCAAATTATTCAGGGTGCGCCGTTCGAGATGTTTATGTCTGCCGATGAAGGCTATGTCTTTCGTGTATCAGAGGCAGGGGCCAGCGTTGATCAGGGGAAAATATATGCGGTGGGCAGAATAGCCGTCTACGCACCTAAGGGGTCACCTTTACAACAAATGGCGTTTCCTGCGGACTATGGCGGAATATTAAACAAACAAACGGCGCAACGTTTTGCGATCGCCAATCCCGACCTTGCCCCTTACGGGCGGGCAGCAAAACAGGCCCTTGAACATGCTGGCCTTTGGCAAGCTGTCCGGCCCCGCCTGATTTACGGCGAAAACATTTCCCAGACAGCCCAGTTTATTCTTTCGGGGTCGACGCTTGGCGGCATCATTGCCTACGCACAGGCGCTGGCCTCACCTTTTAAGGATAACGGCGATCACCAGTTGATCCCCGCCTCGTGGCACCAACCGATTGCCCAGCGTATGGTGTTGCTGGCCCGGGCCGGAGAAACAACAAGACGGTTTTACGCTTATTTAGGTGAGAGCAAAGCCGTTGCCATCTTCCGCAAGTACGGGTTCACTGTGCAATGA
- the mobA gene encoding molybdenum cofactor guanylyltransferase MobA, with translation MRIPEVADVVGVLLAGGMARRMGGGDKCLQQLGGRSLLAYSIDAAVPQVGPLIINAAGEPSRFNDFDLPVVADVIEGFAGPLAGVLTGLEWARDHIPDARWVVTFPTDAPFFPADLVARLLDETNTQGADMACARSNERTHPVFALWPVRLAGDLRRAMEDEEMRKIDRWTSRYNIVHVDWSVSPNDPFFNINRPEDLEQAEALLGKP, from the coding sequence ATGAGGATTCCTGAAGTGGCTGATGTGGTTGGTGTTCTGCTCGCCGGGGGGATGGCGCGCCGCATGGGTGGCGGTGATAAATGCCTGCAACAATTGGGCGGTCGCTCTTTGCTGGCCTACAGTATTGACGCAGCTGTGCCGCAAGTCGGTCCCCTGATTATCAATGCTGCCGGGGAACCGTCCCGTTTCAATGATTTTGACTTGCCTGTTGTCGCCGATGTCATCGAAGGTTTCGCTGGCCCTTTGGCTGGTGTTCTGACGGGTCTTGAGTGGGCCCGCGATCATATTCCTGACGCGAGGTGGGTGGTGACCTTCCCGACCGACGCGCCGTTCTTTCCGGCCGATCTGGTAGCGCGTCTGCTCGATGAGACCAACACGCAAGGCGCTGACATGGCCTGCGCCCGCTCAAACGAGCGCACTCATCCGGTTTTCGCTTTGTGGCCTGTCCGTCTTGCCGGTGATTTACGCAGGGCAATGGAGGATGAGGAAATGCGTAAAATTGACCGCTGGACGAGCCGCTACAACATCGTTCACGTTGACTGGTCAGTAAGTCCCAACGACCCGTTCTTCAACATCAACCGCCCCGAAGACCTTGAGCAGGCAGAGGCGTTGTTGGGTAAGCCCTAA
- the modB gene encoding molybdate ABC transporter permease subunit: protein MNWMALELSLKLAAWTTVLLLPIGILVGRFLAWRTFRGKVFVEAGLALPLVLPPTVLGFYMLVAFSATSPFGQFYQSLVGHSLAFSFDGLVVASVIFNLPFAIQPMQRAFEGISAEVREAAACCGMSRARILWRIELPLAWPGILSALVLTFAHTIGEFGIVLMVGGNIPGETQTIAIAIYDRVQIFDNASAGLMSVVLLLISMVAISATYLSASFVGRRHD, encoded by the coding sequence ATGAACTGGATGGCCCTTGAACTCTCTTTGAAACTGGCAGCATGGACGACGGTGCTGTTACTGCCCATCGGCATCCTGGTCGGACGATTTCTGGCCTGGCGCACATTCAGGGGCAAGGTCTTTGTCGAGGCCGGGCTGGCCCTGCCTTTGGTTTTGCCACCCACGGTGCTTGGCTTTTATATGCTTGTCGCATTCAGCGCCACCTCGCCCTTTGGACAGTTTTACCAGTCGCTGGTCGGGCACTCGCTGGCCTTTTCTTTCGACGGATTGGTCGTTGCGTCGGTGATTTTTAATTTGCCGTTCGCCATTCAACCCATGCAGCGCGCCTTTGAGGGAATTTCTGCTGAGGTTCGCGAGGCGGCGGCCTGTTGCGGTATGTCACGGGCACGTATCCTATGGCGCATTGAACTGCCGCTGGCCTGGCCCGGCATCCTGTCGGCCCTGGTGCTGACCTTTGCCCATACCATAGGTGAGTTTGGCATCGTCTTGATGGTTGGCGGCAATATACCCGGCGAAACCCAAACCATCGCCATTGCCATTTATGACCGGGTGCAGATATTCGATAACGCCTCAGCCGGGTTGATGTCGGTTGTCTTGCTGTTGATTTCCATGGTCGCCATCAGTGCCACCTACCTGAGCGCATCATTTGTGGGGCGTCGCCATGACTGA
- a CDS encoding acyl-CoA synthetase, protein MGERKVVDQENIFEKGLEQRPANFRPLSPISFLDWSAHVYPDKTAVIHGPHRYTWSQFNERCKRLASTLNKRGVGLGDCVSVMSPNAPAMLEAHYGVPMSGAVLNALNFRLDGPTIAFILEHGEAKVLLTDREFSPVIKEALSLLKKPVTVIDIDDPLAEGGELIGEMDYETFLKEGDPEFEWQPPDDEWQAIALNYTSGTTGNPKGVVYHHRGAFLNAMGNALVIGLNHRSVYLWTLPMFHCNGWSYTWAVTSVGGTHVCLRQTDPAKIFPAIKDHNVTHMCGAPIVLNMMAHAPDEQKVAFQQNVVVATGGAAPPSAVIATMEKMGFTVSHQYGLTESYGPSTLCAWQDEWADMDMEQRAAKMSRQGVRFPTLFAQSVLNPDTMEPVPGDGETIGELMLCSNTVMKGYLKNPTATQAAFAGGWFHTGDLGVMHSDGYVEIKDRSKDIIISGGENISSLEIEDCLYKHEHIMEAAVVAMSDEKWGETPCAFVTPTPGSEDTLSESDVIDWCHNNMAHFKTPTRVVFGPLPKTSTGKIQKYVLRDQANGVIK, encoded by the coding sequence ATGGGAGAACGAAAAGTGGTGGATCAAGAGAATATTTTTGAGAAAGGCCTCGAGCAGCGCCCGGCCAATTTTCGTCCCCTGTCGCCGATCAGTTTTCTTGACTGGTCAGCCCACGTTTACCCCGATAAAACCGCCGTCATTCATGGACCACACCGCTATACCTGGTCCCAGTTCAATGAACGCTGCAAACGTCTTGCCAGCACCCTGAACAAGCGTGGCGTCGGTCTTGGTGATTGCGTATCCGTGATGTCCCCCAACGCCCCGGCCATGCTTGAAGCCCATTACGGGGTGCCCATGAGCGGGGCTGTCCTCAACGCCCTTAATTTCCGTCTCGATGGGCCAACTATCGCTTTTATTCTTGAGCACGGTGAAGCGAAGGTTCTGCTGACGGACCGGGAATTCTCTCCCGTTATCAAGGAAGCCCTGTCGCTCTTAAAAAAACCGGTCACGGTTATCGATATTGACGACCCGCTTGCCGAAGGTGGCGAGCTTATTGGTGAAATGGATTACGAGACTTTCCTTAAGGAAGGCGACCCGGAATTTGAATGGCAACCGCCTGACGATGAATGGCAGGCCATTGCCCTGAATTACACATCAGGAACAACAGGCAATCCCAAGGGTGTCGTCTATCATCATCGCGGGGCTTTCCTTAACGCCATGGGCAATGCTTTGGTGATCGGCTTAAACCATCGATCCGTCTATTTGTGGACCCTGCCCATGTTCCACTGTAACGGCTGGTCCTATACCTGGGCGGTGACGTCCGTTGGCGGCACCCATGTTTGCCTGCGCCAGACTGATCCTGCCAAAATCTTCCCGGCTATTAAAGATCATAACGTTACCCACATGTGCGGTGCCCCCATTGTCCTTAACATGATGGCCCATGCCCCGGACGAACAAAAAGTCGCCTTTCAACAAAACGTCGTGGTCGCCACTGGCGGGGCGGCGCCACCAAGCGCGGTCATCGCGACAATGGAAAAGATGGGGTTCACGGTGTCCCATCAATATGGCCTGACCGAATCTTATGGCCCATCGACTCTGTGTGCCTGGCAAGATGAATGGGCCGATATGGATATGGAACAAAGGGCGGCAAAAATGTCCCGTCAGGGCGTGCGTTTTCCAACCCTGTTTGCCCAAAGCGTGCTCAACCCCGATACCATGGAGCCGGTTCCAGGTGACGGGGAAACCATTGGCGAGTTGATGCTTTGCTCCAACACGGTGATGAAGGGCTATCTTAAAAACCCGACCGCAACGCAAGCCGCCTTTGCCGGTGGCTGGTTTCATACCGGCGATCTGGGCGTCATGCACAGCGATGGCTATGTGGAAATCAAGGACCGCTCCAAGGACATCATTATTTCAGGTGGAGAAAACATCTCGTCCCTTGAAATCGAGGACTGCCTGTATAAACACGAGCACATCATGGAGGCCGCCGTTGTCGCCATGAGTGATGAGAAATGGGGAGAAACCCCCTGCGCCTTCGTCACCCCGACACCGGGCAGTGAAGACACTTTAAGCGAAAGCGATGTCATCGACTGGTGCCACAACAACATGGCCCATTTCAAAACACCAACCAGGGTGGTGTTTGGGCCACTGCCAAAAACATCGACAGGTAAAATCCAGAAATACGTGCTGCGCGATCAGGCTAATGGCGTCATCAAGTGA
- a CDS encoding O-acetylhomoserine aminocarboxypropyltransferase codes for MVTPKFLKFDTLSLHAGQQPDPTTGARAVPIYQTTSYMFDDTDHAAALYNLERPGHIYTRLTNPTVAVLEERVAALEGGVGAICTASGMAAIFLAIATLMNEGDHIVSSGSLYGGTHNLFSFTLPRFGITTTFVDVRDPDAFKKAIRPETKLLFGETLGNPGIDVMNLPAIADIGHEAGIPLMVDATFTTPYLMKTFDYGADLAMHSLTKFLGGHGIAIGGAIVDSGKFDWKASGKFPNLSEPYAGYHDLNFADEFGTQAFLMRARSEGMMNFGACMSPANAFHILQGVETLPLRMQKHVSNAQTIAEFLENSDEVEWVNYPGLKSHTDYKLARKLLPKGCGAVLSFGLKGGRSAGSKFIESVKLASHLANIGDAKTLVIHPASTTHQQMTAEALATAGIGEGMVRLSVGLEDSGDLIDDLKQALRASQKV; via the coding sequence ATGGTCACGCCAAAATTCCTTAAATTCGATACCCTTTCCCTACATGCAGGTCAGCAGCCTGACCCGACAACAGGCGCAAGGGCGGTGCCAATATACCAAACCACATCCTATATGTTCGATGATACGGATCATGCTGCAGCCCTTTATAACCTTGAACGCCCCGGCCATATCTACACCCGCCTGACCAATCCGACAGTCGCGGTGCTGGAGGAACGGGTTGCCGCCCTTGAAGGCGGTGTCGGCGCTATTTGCACCGCCAGCGGCATGGCGGCTATTTTTCTGGCCATTGCCACCTTGATGAACGAGGGCGACCATATTGTTTCATCGGGATCGCTTTACGGCGGCACACATAACCTTTTCAGTTTCACCCTGCCCCGTTTTGGCATCACCACCACTTTTGTCGATGTTCGTGACCCGGACGCCTTCAAGAAAGCCATCAGACCGGAAACCAAACTGTTATTCGGGGAAACTCTGGGCAACCCGGGTATTGATGTCATGAACCTGCCGGCCATCGCAGACATCGGCCACGAGGCCGGCATCCCCCTGATGGTCGACGCCACATTCACCACACCGTACCTGATGAAAACTTTTGATTACGGCGCTGATCTTGCCATGCACTCCCTGACCAAATTTCTGGGCGGGCACGGCATCGCCATTGGCGGGGCGATTGTCGATAGTGGCAAATTCGACTGGAAGGCATCGGGCAAATTTCCAAATTTAAGCGAACCGTATGCCGGCTATCACGATCTTAATTTTGCCGACGAATTCGGCACCCAGGCCTTCCTGATGCGGGCCCGTTCCGAAGGAATGATGAACTTCGGCGCCTGCATGAGCCCGGCCAACGCCTTCCATATCCTGCAAGGGGTCGAAACCCTGCCCCTGCGAATGCAAAAGCATGTTTCCAACGCCCAGACCATTGCCGAATTCCTGGAAAACTCTGATGAAGTGGAATGGGTCAACTATCCGGGACTGAAATCCCACACTGATTATAAACTGGCCCGTAAGCTCCTGCCCAAAGGGTGCGGCGCTGTCCTCAGCTTTGGCTTGAAAGGCGGCCGTAGCGCCGGTAGCAAGTTTATCGAATCCGTCAAACTGGCCTCCCACCTTGCCAATATTGGGGATGCCAAGACTTTGGTGATCCACCCGGCCAGCACAACCCATCAGCAGATGACAGCCGAGGCCCTTGCCACTGCGGGAATTGGTGAAGGCATGGTTCGTCTTTCTGTTGGCCTTGAAGACAGCGGTGATCTTATCGACGATTTGAAACAGGCATTACGCGCCTCTCAGAAGGTTTAG
- a CDS encoding alpha/beta hydrolase: MDIVVDGLKAHVATGGRDPVAEEPVVILIHGSGMDRTVWQFQSRNIAFRGIRVLAVDLPGHGKSEGKPPETIAGMADWLNRFMDAADVKQAILIGHSMGSLIALDMAARYPERVEKLVLMGVAETMPVHPDLLEAARQDLPLAPELIIYWGLGEKARVGGHPEPGLWIHGANETLLKLSASGILASDLNACNIYTDAAAMAKKVKCPTQFVLGRNDQMTPLKKGQALAEMVNDSHVVVIERSGHMMMAERPNQIYDALKGFVF; the protein is encoded by the coding sequence ATGGATATCGTCGTTGATGGCCTGAAAGCCCATGTTGCAACGGGCGGGCGCGACCCGGTCGCCGAAGAACCTGTCGTTATCCTGATCCACGGATCAGGCATGGACCGCACCGTCTGGCAATTTCAGTCCCGCAATATCGCATTTCGCGGAATCAGGGTTCTGGCTGTTGATCTGCCCGGTCATGGCAAATCCGAAGGCAAGCCACCTGAAACCATCGCCGGTATGGCCGATTGGCTAAACCGTTTTATGGATGCAGCTGATGTTAAACAGGCAATCCTGATCGGTCATTCCATGGGTTCACTCATTGCCCTTGATATGGCCGCCCGTTATCCAGAGCGGGTCGAAAAACTGGTCCTTATGGGAGTCGCCGAGACCATGCCCGTTCATCCGGACTTGCTTGAAGCGGCCCGGCAAGACCTGCCCCTCGCTCCTGAACTCATTATCTATTGGGGACTGGGCGAGAAAGCGCGGGTTGGCGGTCACCCCGAGCCGGGGCTTTGGATTCACGGTGCCAATGAGACATTACTGAAGCTGTCCGCATCCGGAATTCTGGCCAGTGATCTTAACGCCTGCAACATTTACACGGATGCTGCGGCAATGGCCAAAAAGGTCAAATGCCCGACCCAGTTCGTGCTGGGTCGCAACGACCAGATGACGCCTTTGAAAAAAGGCCAGGCGCTTGCTGAAATGGTCAACGACAGTCACGTCGTGGTCATTGAGCGCAGCGGCCACATGATGATGGCCGAGCGCCCCAATCAGATCTACGACGCCTTGAAGGGATTTGTCTTTTAG